The genome window TACGCGGAGCGGCGGGAGGCGGCGGTCACCGCGGGCAGGACCGGCACCACGTGATGGCGGAGCACATGGACGAGGTGGAGCAGGTCGCCGACGCCGCCGAGTCGTGGGAGGTCGTCGCGACCAAGGAGTGGTTCTCCGGGCGGGTCATCTCGCTGCGCACCGACACGGTGGTGATGCCGGGCGGGGTGACGGCGGACCGCGACTACGTCGTCCACCCCGGCTCGGTGGGGGTGGTCGCGCTCGACGATCGGAACCGGGTGCTGCTGATCCGCCAGTACCGCCACCCGGCCCGCCGCCTGCTCTGGGAGCTCCCCGCCGGCATCCGGGACGTCCCCGGTGAGCACCCGGTGGACTGCGCGGCGCGCGAGCTCGCCGAGGAGGCGGGCTACCGGGCGCGCACCTGGCACACCCTCGTGGACATCCTCACCTCGCCGGGGATGTGCGACGAGCGCATCCGGATCTTCCTCGCCCGGGACGTGGAGCCGATCCCGGAGGAGGGCAACTCCTTCGTCCGGGAGCACGAGGAGGCCGACATGCCGGTGGTGTGGGTCCCGCTGGAGGAGGCCGTCCGGAAGGTGTTCACCGGAAAGATCCACAATTCTCCCGCGGTCGCGGGTATCCTCGCCGCATACGTCGCTTCCGCCGACGGATTCAAGGGACTGCGTCCCGCCGACGCGCCGGAAGCCTGAGGTCCCTGCGGTGACGGAGAGCCGTGCTGACCGAGCCTGAGGCGGTGCTGTCGAGCTACCTGAACCACCTCGCGGTGGAGCGAGGGCTGTCCGCCAACACGGTCGCGTCCTACCGCCGCGACCTGCGCCGGTACCTCGACCACCTCAAGGCGCGGGGTCTCCGCACGCTCGCCGAGGTCCGCGAGGACGACGTGGCCGCGTTCCTCACCGCGCTGCGCGAGGGGGACGCCGACCACCCGGCGCTGGTGGCGAGCTCGGCGGCGCGGGCCTTCTCCGCGGTGCGCGGCCTGCACCGGTTCGCGCTCCGCGAGGGCCTGACCCGGCACGACCCCGCGCACGCCATCCGGCCTCCTCGGCAGCTGCGCCGCCTGCCCAAGGCGATCAGCGTCGAGGA of Thermobispora bispora DSM 43833 contains these proteins:
- a CDS encoding NUDIX domain-containing protein; the protein is MAEHMDEVEQVADAAESWEVVATKEWFSGRVISLRTDTVVMPGGVTADRDYVVHPGSVGVVALDDRNRVLLIRQYRHPARRLLWELPAGIRDVPGEHPVDCAARELAEEAGYRARTWHTLVDILTSPGMCDERIRIFLARDVEPIPEEGNSFVREHEEADMPVVWVPLEEAVRKVFTGKIHNSPAVAGILAAYVASADGFKGLRPADAPEA